GGCCGATGCCGGCCGCCAGCGCCCGGTCGCCCGCCTTCTGGATCACGGGGCCGTCGGCCGAAGGGTCGGAGAAGGGCACGCCGAGCTCGATCACGTCGGCCCCGGCTTCGGCCATGCCGTGCATCAGGTCGACCGTGATGTCGGCATACGGGAAGCCGGCCGTGACGTAGGGAATGAGCGCTTTGCGGCCTTGCGCCTGCAGGGCCGACAGCGTGGGCTGGATGCGGCTCATCGCTTCACCTCGATGGTGGCTTCGCCCCCCTTGACCGACTGGCCGCGGCAGCTCGGGCGGCAATAGAAGTCGGCCTTGGCCAGGTCGGCCACGGTGCCGATGTCCTTGTCGCCACGGCCCGAGAGGTTGACCAGGATGGATTGCGTGGGCTTCATGGTTTTGGCGAGCTTGAGCGCGTGGGCCACGGCGTGGCTCGATTCGAGCGCGGGGATGATGCCCTCGGTGCGGCACAGGTAGTGGAAGGCGTCGAGGGCATCGGCATCGGTGATGCCGACGTACTCGGCGCGGCCGATGTCCTTGAGGAAGGCGTGTTCGGGGCCGACGCCCGGGTAGTCCAGGCCCGCGCTCACGCTGTGCGTTTCGGTGACCTGGCCGTTGTCGTCCTGCAGCACGTAGGTGCGGTTGCCGTGCAGCACGCCGGGGCTGCCCTTTTGCAGCGAGGCCGAGTGCTTGCCGCTGTCCAGACCTTCGCCCGCGGCCTCGACGCCGATCAGGCGCGTGCCCTCGAAGGGAATGTAGGGGTGGAAGATGCCCATGGCGTTGCTGCCGCCGCCCACGCAGGCCACCACCGCATCGGGCTGCTCGCCGCTGCAACCGGCGTCACGCAGCATCTCGGGCATCTGCTTGATGCATTCCTCGCCGATCACGCTCTGGAAGTCGCGCACCATCATCGGGTAGGGGTGCGGGCCGGCCACGGTGCCGATGATGTAGAAGGTGTTGTCCACATTGGCGACCCAGTCGCGCATGGCCTCGTTGAGCGCGTCTTTCAGCGTCTTGCTGCCGCTTTCCACGGGCACCACGGTGGCGCCGAGCAGCTTCATGCGGTAGACGTTGGGGCTCTGGCGCTTGACGTCTTCGCTGCCCATGTAGACCACGCATTCCAGGCCGTAGCGCGCGCAGATGGTGGCCGTGGCCACGCCGTGCTGGCCGGCGCCGGTCTCGGCAATGATGCGCGGCTTGCCCATGCGGCGCGCCAGCATGGCCTGGCCGATGGTGTTGTTGACCTTGTGCGCGCCGGTGTGGTTGAGGTCTTCGCGCTTGAGGAAGATCTGCGCGCCGCCCATTTCGCGGCTGGTGCGCGCGGCGTGGTAGACCGGGCTGGGTCGGCCCACGAAGTGCGCGAGCTCGCGCCGGAATTCGGCCAGGAACTCGGGGTCGTGCTGGTACTTCGCGTACGCGGCCTTGAGTTCGTTGATCGCGTGGGTGAGCGTTTCGCTCACGAAGCTGCCGCCGTAGATGCCGAAATGGCCGCGGGCGTCGGGTTGCTGGTAAGGGGTCTGCATGGGGGAATCCTGTCGGGGGTGGCCCGGCTGTCCCCGGTGCGGGGCTCAGCTCGGTCGGAGGGGCGCCGCATCGGCGGCGCGCACGGCGGCCACGAAGGCCTGCATCAGGTCGGCGCTCTTGATGCCCTTGGACACCTCGATGCCGGAACTCACGTCAACGGCCCAGGGCCGCACGAGGCGAATGCCATCGGTCACGTTTGCAGGCGTGAGTCCACCAGACAAAACGAGGCGAGAGCTGGCGTTTAGACGCGGGTGTGACCAAGGGAAGACCGTCCAGTCGAAGGATTGGCCGCCGCCCCCGAAGCCCTCGACGTGGGCGTCGAGCAGGATGGCCTGCGCGGAGGCGAAGCGGTCGGCGAATTGTAGGAGATCGAAGCTTTTCCCCGCGTCACCGGTCGGGATGCGCGCGGCGCGCAGGTGGGGCCGTGCCGGCGCGGCGCAGTCGGCGGGAGATTCGTCGCCATGGAACTGCAGCAGGGCCTGGGGCACGGCCTGCACGCCGCGCGCGATCTCGTCGGCCTGCGCGTTGACGAACAGCAGCACCGGCGTGACGAAGGCAGGCAGGCGGCGCGCCAGTTCGCCTGCGCGCTCGGGCGTCACGAAGCGCGGGCTGGGCGGGTAGAGCACGAAGCCCACGGCGTCGGCGCCGGCCTGCACGGCGGCGTCCACGTCGGCTTCGCGCGTGAGGCCGCAGAACTTGATGCGGGTGCGGTGCGGGGGGAGGGTCATGGCAGCCAGTCGAAGGCGGGGGTGCGCTCGGGCAGGCCCCAGGCGGCATCGTAGACCGGGCCGAGAAAGTAAAGGCCGTCGGGGGAGAAGGTGGGCGCGGCGGCGTCGCGGCTGCGCGCGGCCAGCACCTCGGCCATCCATTCGGGTGGGCGGTTGCCGCTGCCGATGGCGATCAGGCAGCCCATGATGTTGCGGATCATGTGGTGCAGAAAGGCGTTGGCCTCGAACTCGAAACGCCAGTAGGCGCCGCGGCGCGAGATCTCGATGCGGCGCAGCGTTTTCACCGGCGTGTGCGCCTGGCACTGCGAGGCGCGAAAGGAGGTGAAGTCGTGTTCGCCCAGCAGCGCGTCGGCCGCGGCCTGCATGGCCGGCTGTGACAGCGGGCGGAACACCCAGCCCACCTGGCCGTTGTCCACGCTGGGCCGCACGGGCGATTCGAGCAGCACGTAGGCGTAGCGCCGGGCCACCGCGCTGGCGCGCGCGTGAAAGGCCGCAGGCACCTCACGCGCCCACTGCACCGCGATTTCGGGCGGCAGGAAGCTGTTGGTGCCGCGCACCCAGGCGTACTCGCTGCGGCGCAGCGGGGTGTCGAAGTGCACCACCTGCATGAGGCCGTGCACGCCGGCGTCGGTGCGGCCGGCGCACAGGGTGTTCACGCCGGGGCGGTCGCAGAAGCGGGCCAGGGCCTGTTCGAGGTGGTCCTGCACCGTGTTGCCGCTGGGCTGGCTCTGCCAGCCATCGAAAGGCCGGCCGTTAAAGCTCACGCCCAGCGCGATGCGTTGCATCGGGCTGGGCGTGGCGGGGGAGGGGACGTCGGTGACGGTCAAGCGATGGCGTCAGGCCAGGTCGGCCAGGAAGGTGCTGGCCTTGGACTTGAGCGGGCCCGAGGCCTCGGCCAGCACCTCTTCGGCGAGCGAGCGCGCGCCTTCGAAGTCGCCGATGGCGCGGAACTCCTCGGCCAGCGAGAGCTTGGTTTCGAGCGGGTTCTCTTCGGTGAGCTCGGCCGGCGTGGGGGCCACGGTTTCGGTTTCGGGGGCCTTGCCCGTGCCGTCGCCGAGATCGAGGTTCAGGTCGCCGAGGTTGAAGTCCATCATGCCCGACACGGGCGTGGGTTCGGCCGCCACCGCAGGCGGTGCAAGCGGCTCGCCCAGGTCGAGGTCGAAATTCGGCTCGGCCACGGCCGGGTCGCTGTTGTCCAGATCGAGGCTGGGCACTTCGAGCGTCACGGGTGCGGTCTCGGCGCGCTCGTGCACCGCAGGTGAGGGGTCGGGCAGGTCGTCGAGGTCGAACATCGACGGCGGGCCACTGGCGGCGGGCTCGGCCGTGAGCGCTGCCGTGGCCTCGAGGTCGTCGAGGTTGGAGGTGGGCGATTCGGGCGGCCGCGATTCGGGCGCGGCGGGGCTTTCATCGAGCGAGAAATCGAGGTCGAGGTCGAGCGCGCCGGCAGCGCCCGCGGCCGCCCCCGCGCCGGCCACCATGTTGACGGTGCTCGGTGCGAAGGGCGCGGGGTGCAGCCCCATGGTGGCCGTGCCGGCGGCGCCGGGCTTGGACACCGGGTGGCCCCCCGGCTGGTACAGCGGGTTGCCGGGGTCGAGTTCGCGGCCCAGCTCGCAGGCGCGCTCCCATTCGGCGCCCATGCCCTGCGTGAGCCCGAAGGCCTCGCTGGCGACGACCTCGAACGCGCGCGCGTCGCGGCGCTTGGCGTAGATCTCGAGCAGCTTGGTGTGGATGGCCACGCGCGTGGGCGTGCTGCGCATCGCTTCCTTGAGGATCTCCTCGGCCTGCAGGTCGCGGCCATAGGCGAGGTACACGTCGGCCTCGGCCACCGGGTCGACGTCGCCCGCCGCGTCGAGCTGGCTGGGCGAATAGACCATGGACGAGCCCGAGGCCGATGCCTCTGCGGTGTCGATGCGCTGGCCGCCGCTGGAGCCGAAGAACGAGTCGGGTTGCAGGCGGCTTTCGAGGAAGGAGCTGTCGACGTTGGACGCCGTCTTGCGCTGGCGCACGCGCCACAGACCCAGGCCCGCGAGCAGGGCCAGCAGGCCGCCCGCGGCGGGCAGCAGCAGCGGGTTCTCGGTGAGGCTGCCGAGGAAGCCGGGTTCGTCGCCAGCCGGCGCGGGCGGCACGGGCGGCGTCGGGGCCGTGACCGTGGGCGCTGCGGGGGCGGGTGCCGGGGCAGGGGCTGCGGCCGGCGCTTCGGCGGCGGGTGCGGGCGCCGGGGCGGCAGCGGGTGCTTCGGCCGCCGGGGCCGGTGCCGGTGCGGCGGGCGCAGGGGCCGCGGCAGGCGCTTGTGCGGCAGGGGCAGGCGCGGCGGGTGCAGCCGGTGCAGCCGGTGCAGCCGGTGCAGCCGCCGGAGCGGGCGCGGGCGCCGGTGCCGGCGCCGCAGGCGCAGCCGCCTGCTGCCCCAGTTTGGACAGTTCTTCGATGTTGCGGCTCAGTTCGGCCGAGCGCTGGGCCGTGTCCTGCGCTTGGCGCTGCTGGGCGATCTTGGCTTCGCCCGCGGCACCGCCCTGCGGCTGGCTGAGCGTGAGGCGGTCGGTCGACGGCGCGGGGGCGGCGCGGTCCTGCACCTCGGTCTGCACGCGGCCGGCGGCGCGGCGGTCGGCGGCCTCGACCTGGGCGGCCGGTGCCGAACCCGCCAGCCGGCGGCGGTACTCGTCGAAGTCGCGGCTTTGGGCGGCGATGGTCTGGCGCGCCTCGGTGGCGTTCACCGCGGCGGCGGCTTCACGGCCGGGCAGATCGATCACGGCACCGGCGCGGATGCGGTTGACGTTGCCGTCGATGAAGGCATTGGGATTGGCCTGCAGCATCGCGACCAGCACCTGGTCGAGCGAAACGCCGGCGGGCTTGTTCTGGGCGGCGATGCGGCCGGCCGTGTCGCCGCGCTGCACGGTCACCTGGCGCGGCGTGTCGGCGCCGGCCGGAGCCGCTGCGGAGGCCGGGGCTCTGGGGGCTGCTGCGGGTGCACTGGCCGCGGGCGCCGGAGCGGGCGCCACCACGGCCGGAGCGGGCGCAGGGGCCGGCGCGCTCGCGCGCGGCGCAGGCGTCACCGGGGCGATCGGCGCCGGGGCGGGCGCGGCCGCGCGCAGGTTGGGCGGGTCGAACAGCAGCGTGTAGTCGCGCACCAGGCGGCCGCTGGCCCAGTTGGCTTCGATGATCAGGTCGACGAAGGGGTCGTTGATCGGGTTCGGGCTGCGCAGGCGCAGGTAGGCACGGCCATCGGCGCGGCGCTGCAGCGTGACTTCCAGCTGGCTGAGCGAGGGGTTGATCTCGACGCCGGCGCTGCGGTAGGTGGCGCTCGGGGCGAGGCCGATGCGCAGGCTCGACGCTTCGGCGGGTGTGATGTCGGGGACGTCGATCTCGGCGCGCAGCGGTTCGCCAAGCGCCGACTGCACGATCACACGACCCAGGGCGAGCGCTTGCGCGTCGCCGGGCTGCAGCAGCAGCGTGGACACCAGCGCCGCGGCCGCGATCGCGTGCAGGCTCGCAAGGCCGCGGCGGCCCGTGCGTTTTGACACGGGCGCAGTCAGCGGCGATGGGGTGTGGCGGGGGTGGGCTGGCACTGTTACCTCGACGTCAAAATCCGAGAATTGACCATAGCATCAACGCATTACGGTTACAAGCTGAGAATCCGCTTGAGTTTCGGAGCCTACCGCTCGTCACTGAACGTGCGTCTGGTCACGTTGCGGGTGTGCAACGTGACCAGGAGACCATGCCCTATCGAGGCGCCGCCGGATCAGCCCTGCAGCAGGATGCGCAGCATGCGGCGCA
This is a stretch of genomic DNA from Hydrogenophaga crocea. It encodes these proteins:
- a CDS encoding phosphoribosylanthranilate isomerase translates to MTLPPHRTRIKFCGLTREADVDAAVQAGADAVGFVLYPPSPRFVTPERAGELARRLPAFVTPVLLFVNAQADEIARGVQAVPQALLQFHGDESPADCAAPARPHLRAARIPTGDAGKSFDLLQFADRFASAQAILLDAHVEGFGGGGQSFDWTVFPWSHPRLNASSRLVLSGGLTPANVTDGIRLVRPWAVDVSSGIEVSKGIKSADLMQAFVAAVRAADAAPLRPS
- a CDS encoding FimV/HubP family polar landmark protein; its protein translation is MSKRTGRRGLASLHAIAAAALVSTLLLQPGDAQALALGRVIVQSALGEPLRAEIDVPDITPAEASSLRIGLAPSATYRSAGVEINPSLSQLEVTLQRRADGRAYLRLRSPNPINDPFVDLIIEANWASGRLVRDYTLLFDPPNLRAAAPAPAPIAPVTPAPRASAPAPAPAPAVVAPAPAPAASAPAAAPRAPASAAAPAGADTPRQVTVQRGDTAGRIAAQNKPAGVSLDQVLVAMLQANPNAFIDGNVNRIRAGAVIDLPGREAAAAVNATEARQTIAAQSRDFDEYRRRLAGSAPAAQVEAADRRAAGRVQTEVQDRAAPAPSTDRLTLSQPQGGAAGEAKIAQQRQAQDTAQRSAELSRNIEELSKLGQQAAAPAAPAPAPAPAPAAAPAAPAAPAAPAAPAPAAQAPAAAPAPAAPAPAPAAEAPAAAPAPAPAAEAPAAAPAPAPAPAAPTVTAPTPPVPPAPAGDEPGFLGSLTENPLLLPAAGGLLALLAGLGLWRVRQRKTASNVDSSFLESRLQPDSFFGSSGGQRIDTAEASASGSSMVYSPSQLDAAGDVDPVAEADVYLAYGRDLQAEEILKEAMRSTPTRVAIHTKLLEIYAKRRDARAFEVVASEAFGLTQGMGAEWERACELGRELDPGNPLYQPGGHPVSKPGAAGTATMGLHPAPFAPSTVNMVAGAGAAAGAAGALDLDLDFSLDESPAAPESRPPESPTSNLDDLEATAALTAEPAASGPPSMFDLDDLPDPSPAVHERAETAPVTLEVPSLDLDNSDPAVAEPNFDLDLGEPLAPPAVAAEPTPVSGMMDFNLGDLNLDLGDGTGKAPETETVAPTPAELTEENPLETKLSLAEEFRAIGDFEGARSLAEEVLAEASGPLKSKASTFLADLA
- the trpB gene encoding tryptophan synthase subunit beta; the protein is MQTPYQQPDARGHFGIYGGSFVSETLTHAINELKAAYAKYQHDPEFLAEFRRELAHFVGRPSPVYHAARTSREMGGAQIFLKREDLNHTGAHKVNNTIGQAMLARRMGKPRIIAETGAGQHGVATATICARYGLECVVYMGSEDVKRQSPNVYRMKLLGATVVPVESGSKTLKDALNEAMRDWVANVDNTFYIIGTVAGPHPYPMMVRDFQSVIGEECIKQMPEMLRDAGCSGEQPDAVVACVGGGSNAMGIFHPYIPFEGTRLIGVEAAGEGLDSGKHSASLQKGSPGVLHGNRTYVLQDDNGQVTETHSVSAGLDYPGVGPEHAFLKDIGRAEYVGITDADALDAFHYLCRTEGIIPALESSHAVAHALKLAKTMKPTQSILVNLSGRGDKDIGTVADLAKADFYCRPSCRGQSVKGGEATIEVKR
- the truA gene encoding tRNA pseudouridine(38-40) synthase TruA, whose product is MQRIALGVSFNGRPFDGWQSQPSGNTVQDHLEQALARFCDRPGVNTLCAGRTDAGVHGLMQVVHFDTPLRRSEYAWVRGTNSFLPPEIAVQWAREVPAAFHARASAVARRYAYVLLESPVRPSVDNGQVGWVFRPLSQPAMQAAADALLGEHDFTSFRASQCQAHTPVKTLRRIEISRRGAYWRFEFEANAFLHHMIRNIMGCLIAIGSGNRPPEWMAEVLAARSRDAAAPTFSPDGLYFLGPVYDAAWGLPERTPAFDWLP